In Lachnospiraceae bacterium, one DNA window encodes the following:
- the spoVT gene encoding stage V sporulation protein T, with translation MKATGIVRRIDDLGRVVIPKEIRRTLRLREGTPLEIFTDREGEIILKKYSPMVELAAFAGQYAEAMSQATGLIVCITDRDQVIAVSGGARKELLQKAISQSLERVINERQTIQAGKDDKSFVRLVDEELEGITAQVVAPIICEGDAIGAVAIMSREPRARFGEMELKLAATACGFLGRQMES, from the coding sequence ATGAAAGCTACAGGAATCGTAAGAAGGATCGATGACCTTGGACGTGTGGTGATCCCAAAGGAGATACGAAGGACATTGCGTTTGCGGGAAGGAACACCTTTAGAGATATTTACAGACCGTGAGGGGGAGATCATTTTAAAGAAATATTCCCCTATGGTGGAGCTGGCTGCTTTTGCCGGGCAGTATGCAGAAGCCATGTCCCAGGCGACTGGGCTGATCGTGTGCATCACAGACCGGGACCAGGTGATCGCTGTTTCCGGGGGAGCCAGAAAAGAGCTGCTGCAAAAGGCTATCAGCCAGAGCCTGGAACGTGTTATTAATGAACGTCAGACTATTCAGGCAGGAAAAGACGATAAAAGCTTTGTCCGTTTGGTAGATGAAGAATTAGAGGGGATTACTGCCCAGGTGGTAGCTCCTATTATCTGTGAAGGTGATGCCATTGGCGCAGTAGCCATTATGAGCCGGGAGCCAAGAGCACGGTTTGGAGAAATGGAGCTGAAGCTGGCTGCCACTGCCTGCGGATTTTTAGGGCGGCAGATGGAAAGCTGA